The Deinococcus koreensis genome window below encodes:
- a CDS encoding MDR family oxidoreductase, which yields MTSAELPQTFQALRAIREGETFRTELQTLPTASLPEGDTLIRVTHSSLNYKDGLAVSGKPGVLRSTPMTPGIDLAGTVLEDQTGRLPTGEAVILTGWGIGERQDGGYATLARVRSEWLVRSPAGTDARWAMSVGTAGFTAMLAVMGLEEHGLTPGSGEVLVTGAAGGVGSAAIALLAAAGHSVTASTGRAEEEPYLTALGATTVIPRGDLPALRRPLEKERWAGVVDTVGGETLAGAYASTRLHGSLAVCGLAGGSDLKASVFPLILRGVNLLGIDSVSCPTPRREAAWQRLARDLPMSRLEAMTQVRGLSEVPALAEQILAGQVRGRTVIDVQR from the coding sequence ATGACCAGCGCCGAACTGCCCCAGACCTTCCAGGCCCTGAGGGCCATCCGCGAAGGCGAGACCTTCCGCACCGAACTCCAGACCCTGCCCACCGCGAGTCTGCCGGAGGGCGACACCCTGATCCGGGTCACGCACTCCAGCCTGAACTACAAAGATGGCCTGGCCGTCTCCGGGAAACCGGGCGTCCTGCGCTCCACGCCCATGACCCCCGGCATCGATCTGGCGGGCACGGTGCTGGAGGATCAGACCGGCCGCCTGCCGACCGGCGAGGCCGTGATCCTGACCGGCTGGGGCATCGGCGAGCGGCAGGACGGCGGCTACGCCACCCTGGCGCGGGTGCGTTCGGAGTGGCTGGTGCGCAGCCCCGCCGGTACCGATGCCCGCTGGGCCATGAGCGTGGGCACCGCCGGCTTCACGGCCATGCTGGCGGTGATGGGCCTGGAGGAGCACGGCCTGACGCCCGGCAGCGGCGAGGTGCTGGTCACCGGGGCCGCCGGGGGCGTGGGCAGCGCGGCGATCGCGCTGCTGGCCGCCGCCGGTCACAGCGTGACGGCCAGCACCGGCCGCGCAGAGGAGGAGCCCTACCTGACGGCCCTGGGCGCCACCACGGTGATCCCGCGGGGCGACTTGCCCGCCCTCCGGCGACCGCTGGAAAAGGAGCGCTGGGCCGGGGTGGTGGACACCGTGGGCGGCGAGACCCTGGCCGGGGCCTACGCCTCGACCCGGCTGCACGGCAGTCTGGCGGTCTGCGGGCTGGCGGGCGGCAGCGACCTGAAGGCCAGCGTGTTCCCCCTCATCCTGCGCGGGGTCAACCTGCTGGGTATCGACTCCGTGAGCTGCCCTACCCCCCGCCGCGAGGCCGCCTGGCAGCGTCTGGCCCGCGACCTGCCGATGTCCAGGCTGGAGGCCATGACCCAGGTGCGCGGACTGAGCGAGGTGCCCGCGCTGGCAGAGCAGATCCTGGCCGGTCAGGTGCGCGGGCGAACGGTGATCGACGTCCAGCGCTGA
- a CDS encoding S8 family serine peptidase — protein sequence MSGQLEYAMLTPMWRAPLCFSALLCGLLSTACDQLLTPNRLGEATLSLGHAQSQQVTQSFTGSWKVEEKPAWLTVAPASGSGNVRFTVTADRTGNTPLAADQATLSGKLALSWTSGTGAAARSGRAVWTVKADQFELRGRIVEPVTVLGQDLQPPQRPAVRADAPAHGVIVKYRAQAPTAAGLTAQTAHGPLAAQRGITRLQAAGVGVRRVQALSERSAALQVSDVAAALSVLRADPAVESAVPNAVLRTQAASERPIRPLARPVEPADQYAPLQWPLRLLGYGAVWRDMEAGAYTRPVTVAVIDSGVRFDHPDLAGRLWGPSEGALDVLPTFLNSAQATDNGDGDGPDRDPTDPRTPGRTLGSHGTHVTGIIAARWGDNGESCAGCSRSGVVGAVSSAAVKVLPIRAIDAQGETDVAQVVTALRYAAGLSVTLDGVTITSPHPAQVINLSLGGEIDAATAQPMCDAVLAASQAGALVVVAAGNGYGSAPYYPAACPAAVAVGSVTLSGASAPRRAVYSSAYPAVQLSAPGGTDPFQEPTTYNGMSWDPQGDGSPERFLDAVISTGWDYVQDRPNYEVESGTSQAAPQVSALAALLLSKGVTTDAPGTLARLVATATDLGAAGRDEAFGFGMINAAAALGAPAVSDTLGLRLQDARGRSFQPPLDAQGSFRAFLGDGSYRAVAGRDLNANGVFGEAGEPGIEKEAVLGPATPVGDLGDLTVQPR from the coding sequence ATGTCCGGTCAGCTGGAATACGCCATGCTGACGCCCATGTGGCGTGCCCCCCTCTGCTTCAGTGCCCTGCTCTGCGGCCTGCTGTCCACCGCCTGCGACCAGCTCCTGACGCCGAACCGGCTGGGCGAGGCCACCCTGTCGCTGGGCCACGCGCAGAGCCAGCAGGTCACCCAGAGCTTCACCGGCTCGTGGAAGGTCGAGGAGAAGCCCGCGTGGCTGACCGTGGCCCCGGCCTCGGGCTCCGGGAACGTGCGCTTCACGGTCACGGCCGACCGAACCGGGAACACGCCGCTGGCCGCCGACCAGGCGACCCTGAGCGGGAAACTGGCCCTGAGCTGGACATCGGGCACGGGCGCGGCGGCGCGCTCGGGCCGGGCGGTCTGGACGGTGAAGGCGGATCAGTTCGAGCTGCGCGGACGAATCGTGGAGCCGGTGACCGTGCTGGGGCAGGATCTGCAGCCACCCCAGCGTCCGGCAGTCAGGGCGGACGCCCCGGCCCACGGGGTCATCGTGAAGTACCGCGCCCAAGCGCCCACGGCCGCCGGGCTGACGGCCCAGACCGCGCACGGCCCTCTCGCGGCCCAGCGGGGGATCACCCGGCTGCAGGCGGCGGGCGTGGGCGTGCGCCGGGTGCAGGCCCTGTCGGAGCGCAGCGCGGCGCTGCAGGTCTCGGATGTGGCGGCCGCGCTGAGTGTCCTGCGGGCCGACCCGGCGGTGGAATCCGCCGTGCCGAACGCGGTGCTGCGAACCCAGGCGGCCTCTGAACGGCCGATCCGGCCTTTGGCTCGACCAGTAGAACCGGCCGACCAATACGCGCCCCTGCAGTGGCCCCTGCGGCTGCTCGGCTATGGGGCGGTGTGGCGGGACATGGAGGCCGGTGCCTACACCCGCCCGGTTACGGTCGCGGTGATCGACAGCGGCGTGCGCTTCGACCATCCGGATCTGGCGGGCCGGCTATGGGGGCCCAGCGAGGGCGCGCTGGACGTGCTGCCGACCTTCCTGAACAGCGCCCAGGCGACCGACAACGGCGACGGCGACGGCCCCGACCGCGATCCGACCGATCCGCGCACGCCGGGCCGCACGCTGGGCAGCCACGGCACCCACGTCACCGGGATCATCGCCGCGCGCTGGGGCGACAACGGCGAGAGCTGCGCCGGCTGCTCCCGCAGCGGGGTGGTGGGCGCGGTCTCCAGCGCCGCCGTGAAGGTGCTCCCGATCCGCGCCATCGACGCCCAGGGGGAGACCGACGTGGCCCAGGTCGTCACCGCGCTGCGCTACGCGGCGGGGCTGTCCGTGACGCTGGACGGCGTGACCATCACCAGTCCACATCCGGCCCAGGTCATCAACCTGAGTCTGGGGGGCGAGATCGACGCCGCGACCGCGCAGCCCATGTGCGACGCCGTGCTGGCAGCCTCGCAGGCCGGCGCGCTGGTGGTCGTGGCCGCCGGCAACGGCTACGGCAGCGCGCCGTATTACCCGGCGGCCTGCCCGGCGGCGGTGGCCGTGGGCAGCGTGACCCTGTCGGGCGCCAGCGCGCCCCGCCGGGCGGTGTACAGCAGCGCCTACCCGGCCGTGCAGCTCAGCGCTCCGGGCGGCACGGATCCCTTCCAGGAACCCACCACCTACAACGGGATGTCCTGGGATCCGCAGGGCGACGGCAGCCCGGAGCGCTTCCTGGACGCCGTGATCTCGACCGGGTGGGACTACGTGCAGGATCGTCCCAACTACGAGGTCGAGTCCGGCACCAGTCAGGCCGCCCCGCAGGTCTCGGCGCTGGCCGCGCTGCTGCTCAGCAAGGGCGTGACCACGGACGCGCCGGGCACCCTGGCCCGCCTGGTGGCCACCGCCACGGATCTCGGGGCCGCTGGCCGCGACGAGGCCTTCGGCTTCGGCATGATCAATGCCGCCGCCGCGCTGGGGGCGCCGGCCGTGAGCGACACGCTGGGCCTGCGCCTGCAGGACGCCCGTGGGCGGAGCTTCCAGCCCCCGCTGGACGCCCAGGGCTCCTTCCGGGCCTTCCTGGGCGACGGGAGCTACCGGGCGGTCGCCGGGCGCGACCTGAACGCCAACGGGGTCTTCGGCGAGGCTGGGGAGCCGGGGATCGAGAAGGAGGCGGTGCTGGGGCCAGCGACCCCCGTCGGCGATCTGGGCGACCTGACGGTGCAGCCTCGCTGA
- a CDS encoding metal-binding protein produces the protein MPSGRVHNLVNIGAYSLLSAVALIGSRQELFTLTPAQALTFTLGFAVGTFLLSPDLDLAEGRVDSKRHWGLLGVLWVPYGMLFSHRGLSHTWLLGPLTRLAYLALMVALVVGLLSYVAPSVTLPELPQPISLKVLAPLILGYYLSQWLHLIADGVRPDHGVRRSYRKLRRR, from the coding sequence ATGCCCAGCGGCCGCGTTCACAACCTCGTCAACATCGGTGCCTACAGCCTGCTCTCCGCCGTCGCCCTGATCGGCAGCCGTCAGGAGCTGTTCACGCTCACCCCCGCCCAGGCGCTGACCTTCACCCTGGGCTTCGCCGTGGGCACCTTCCTGCTCTCGCCCGATCTGGATCTCGCCGAGGGGCGGGTCGACAGCAAGCGGCACTGGGGCCTGCTGGGTGTGCTGTGGGTACCCTACGGCATGCTGTTCAGCCACCGGGGCCTCTCGCACACCTGGCTGCTGGGCCCGCTGACCCGCCTGGCCTACCTGGCCCTGATGGTGGCGCTGGTGGTGGGCCTGCTGAGCTACGTGGCGCCCTCGGTGACCCTGCCGGAGCTGCCGCAGCCCATCAGCCTGAAGGTGCTGGCGCCGCTGATCCTGGGGTACTACCTGAGCCAGTGGCTGCACCTGATCGCCGACGGCGTGCGGCCCGACCACGGCGTCCGGCGCAGCTACCGCAAACTCCGGCGGCGCTGA
- a CDS encoding YkgJ family cysteine cluster protein, giving the protein MTKRRGHTQAGRAAAGPGPVTGPVTDRTTAAAVTAPVQQAYARYARQAGAWIGRYQEQGGRVFCGAGCSACCNMPIRVSLAEALVTAQALTPVRAAGMAAHAEAVIRNARSARSDEEYVQRHREQVGFCPLLDRASGACTAYDARPTRCRDTFSAFPAVYCAVGTLEGMTPRERATYHREVARTPGTDGEWHFIAPLEHLSEPVWVAAARAMRQQWGLEVWGDFWVLTTLARSAEFMAEIGRGRARGAWQVAARLQLAHGAVLEIG; this is encoded by the coding sequence ATGACCAAGCGGCGGGGACACACTCAGGCAGGGCGGGCGGCGGCCGGGCCAGGGCCGGTCACGGGGCCGGTGACGGACAGGACGACCGCTGCCGCCGTGACCGCGCCCGTGCAGCAGGCCTACGCCCGCTACGCCCGGCAGGCCGGCGCCTGGATCGGGCGCTACCAGGAGCAGGGCGGCCGGGTGTTCTGCGGAGCGGGCTGCTCGGCCTGCTGCAACATGCCGATCCGGGTCAGCCTCGCCGAGGCGCTGGTCACGGCCCAGGCGCTGACGCCCGTGCGGGCCGCCGGCATGGCCGCGCACGCGGAGGCCGTGATCAGGAACGCCCGCAGCGCCCGTTCGGATGAGGAGTACGTGCAGCGGCACCGCGAACAGGTGGGCTTCTGCCCGCTGCTCGACCGGGCCAGCGGAGCCTGCACCGCCTACGACGCCCGGCCCACCCGCTGCCGCGACACCTTCAGCGCCTTTCCGGCGGTGTACTGCGCGGTGGGCACGCTGGAGGGCATGACCCCCCGCGAACGCGCCACCTACCACCGCGAGGTCGCCCGCACCCCCGGCACCGACGGCGAATGGCATTTCATCGCGCCGCTGGAACACCTCTCCGAGCCGGTGTGGGTGGCGGCGGCGCGCGCCATGCGCCAGCAGTGGGGTCTGGAGGTCTGGGGCGACTTCTGGGTGCTCACCACCCTGGCCCGGAGCGCCGAGTTCATGGCCGAGATCGGGCGCGGCCGGGCCAGGGGAGCGTGGCAGGTGGCCGCGCGGCTGCAGCTCGCCCACGGCGCCGTGCTGGAAATCGGTTGA
- a CDS encoding HD-GYP domain-containing protein yields MFRRPRPQPPTPPGADSRAGADARFGAGASGDVVRVLGELLARPTQEGILEAALAHAAGLLGGRVAGFAILRRGQDRVWAVHNYSRALIGTPLSGPWASLRTRVLSDGARELYDLNPPEIQAILTECGMQAVTVSLVVPISDRGRYLGALVLDRETPEGIAPGAQEAVSKWTAAIAPLLGILDNREDWKHAARQITGALVEAVESREFDALGHSQAVADISLKLGALVGLADRELDELWYAAILHDIGKIHGESGHAQVGANFLHGVGHLTEAQRAIRHHHERWDGQGEPEKLTGEDIPLYARILAVANAYVRLGDAHLVRAQAGRALDQRIVALLEKLPT; encoded by the coding sequence ATGTTCCGCCGACCCCGCCCTCAGCCCCCGACTCCTCCCGGCGCCGACTCCCGGGCCGGTGCCGACGCCCGCTTCGGCGCCGGAGCCTCCGGCGACGTCGTGCGGGTGCTGGGCGAGCTGCTGGCGCGGCCCACCCAGGAGGGCATTCTGGAAGCCGCGCTGGCACACGCGGCGGGGCTGCTGGGCGGCCGGGTCGCCGGCTTCGCCATCCTGCGGCGCGGCCAGGACCGGGTCTGGGCCGTCCACAACTACTCCAGGGCGCTGATCGGCACCCCCCTCTCCGGCCCCTGGGCCTCGCTGCGAACCCGCGTCCTCTCGGACGGCGCCCGCGAACTCTACGACCTCAACCCGCCCGAGATCCAGGCGATCCTGACGGAATGCGGGATGCAGGCGGTGACCGTTTCGCTGGTCGTGCCCATCAGCGACCGGGGCCGCTACCTGGGGGCGCTGGTGCTCGACCGCGAGACCCCGGAGGGCATCGCGCCGGGCGCCCAGGAGGCGGTCTCCAAATGGACGGCGGCCATCGCCCCGCTGCTGGGCATCCTGGACAACCGCGAGGACTGGAAGCACGCCGCCCGGCAGATCACCGGCGCGCTGGTGGAGGCCGTGGAGAGCCGCGAGTTCGACGCCCTGGGGCATTCCCAGGCGGTCGCCGACATCAGCCTGAAGCTGGGCGCCCTGGTGGGCCTGGCCGACCGCGAGCTGGACGAGCTGTGGTACGCGGCGATCCTGCACGACATCGGCAAGATCCACGGCGAGTCCGGGCACGCCCAGGTGGGGGCCAACTTCCTGCACGGCGTCGGCCATCTCACGGAGGCCCAGCGCGCCATCCGCCACCACCACGAGCGCTGGGACGGCCAGGGCGAGCCCGAGAAGCTGACCGGCGAGGACATCCCGCTGTACGCCCGTATCCTGGCGGTCGCCAACGCCTACGTCCGGCTGGGCGACGCCCACCTGGTGCGGGCGCAGGCCGGGCGCGCGCTCGATCAACGGATCGTGGCCCTGCTGGAGAAGTTGCCGACGTGA
- a CDS encoding aminoglycoside phosphotransferase family protein has protein sequence MTRPPARSASADLRFPELEARFGSLTPMDSGMQSRVYGARDGEVVVKVYRNQRGDHRLEAANMRRAGMGEWVLDVVEADGIEALVMRRFPGQPLRPQDVPRALPRLREIVRTLHARPQGPPTPQVNLGKVAERLRRFRSALAASPLDDLFEAVERPLEEGLLAHPASFCHLDMWHDNILISPAGDVLLIDWTKAGEDDPLRDLALLKTGTLDLLPPDESLQAALSFLPDTEAPTLARYRAYIAMTTLHDLYWFLMNEPYEFGAQRSRKLPRARHVLARLPER, from the coding sequence GTGACCCGGCCCCCCGCCCGCAGCGCCTCCGCCGACCTCCGCTTCCCGGAGCTGGAGGCGCGCTTCGGATCGCTCACGCCCATGGACTCCGGGATGCAGAGCCGGGTCTACGGCGCCCGGGACGGCGAGGTGGTGGTCAAGGTCTACCGCAACCAGCGCGGAGACCACCGCCTGGAGGCCGCGAACATGCGCCGCGCCGGCATGGGAGAGTGGGTGCTGGACGTGGTGGAGGCCGACGGCATCGAGGCCCTGGTGATGCGCCGCTTCCCCGGTCAGCCGCTGCGGCCCCAGGACGTGCCCCGCGCCCTGCCGCGCCTGCGCGAGATCGTGCGGACGCTGCATGCCCGCCCCCAGGGCCCCCCCACCCCGCAGGTCAATCTGGGCAAGGTGGCCGAGCGGTTGCGCCGCTTCCGCAGCGCCCTGGCCGCCTCCCCGCTGGACGACCTGTTCGAGGCGGTCGAGCGCCCGCTGGAGGAGGGCCTGCTGGCCCACCCGGCCTCGTTTTGCCACCTCGACATGTGGCACGACAACATCCTGATCTCGCCCGCCGGGGACGTGCTGCTGATCGACTGGACGAAGGCCGGCGAGGACGACCCTCTGCGCGACCTGGCCCTGCTCAAGACCGGCACGCTGGACCTGCTGCCCCCCGACGAGAGCCTGCAGGCCGCGCTGTCCTTCCTGCCCGACACCGAGGCGCCCACCCTGGCGCGCTACCGGGCCTACATCGCCATGACCACCCTGCACGACCTGTACTGGTTCCTGATGAACGAGCCCTACGAATTCGGGGCCCAGCGCAGCCGCAAACTGCCGCGCGCCCGCCACGTGCTGGCCCGGCTGCCCGAACGCTGA
- the upp gene encoding uracil phosphoribosyltransferase, protein MVTVVTHPLVQHKLSHMRDVHTGVKEFRELAAELSLLLAYEAMRDLELEPHRLSTPLESGEFPMLTGKKLALVAILRAGLIMTDSIVQLVPAAKVGHIGLYRDPQTLQPVAYYNKLPTDIAERRVFLTDPMLATGGSASAAIQSLKDAGAASIKLMSILAAPEGVAVIERDHPDVDIVVAAVDSHLNDHGYIVPGLGDAGDRIYGTK, encoded by the coding sequence ATGGTCACGGTCGTCACCCACCCCCTCGTCCAACACAAACTGTCCCACATGCGCGACGTCCATACCGGCGTCAAGGAATTCCGGGAGCTGGCCGCAGAACTCAGCCTGCTGCTCGCCTACGAGGCGATGCGCGACCTGGAGCTGGAGCCCCACCGCCTGAGCACGCCCCTGGAAAGCGGCGAGTTTCCCATGCTGACCGGCAAGAAGCTGGCGCTGGTGGCGATCCTGCGCGCCGGGCTGATCATGACCGACTCGATCGTGCAGCTCGTGCCCGCGGCCAAGGTCGGGCATATCGGCCTGTACCGCGATCCCCAGACCCTGCAGCCGGTGGCCTACTACAACAAGCTCCCCACCGACATCGCCGAGCGCCGGGTCTTCCTGACCGATCCCATGCTGGCCACCGGGGGCAGCGCCTCGGCCGCCATCCAGAGCCTCAAGGACGCCGGCGCGGCCTCCATCAAGCTGATGAGCATCCTGGCCGCCCCCGAGGGCGTCGCCGTCATCGAGCGCGACCATCCGGACGTGGACATCGTGGTGGCCGCCGTGGACTCGCACCTGAACGACCACGGCTACATCGTGCCCGGCCTGGGCGACGCCGGCGACCGCATCTACGGCACCAAATGA
- a CDS encoding glycosyltransferase family 4 protein, with product MDFLRALAAQLGIADLLGRGFLSVIITFATAWVFTWQFIPRLREFAVEVGWADQPNERRLNKEPLPNAGGLAIFAGFLISVVLAWALRPIVVEIVNIQVLAILLGGALLVLVGFIDDQYGLSPAFRLGVQALAALLLLVNGLKIDVASLPLHLQLSPAVNVVLSDLLTLLWIVGLTNAVNLMDGVDGVVGGVGFVVSTVLLATAAQFPDRAAAVILLAGLSGAALGYLRHNFNPSRIIMGDAGAYLFGYTLAAVSLLGTLKFSAGASLLVPLIVLALPVVDTTQVVIGRLARGIRNPLGHPDKTHIHHRVLARTASARRTAVILWGVALGCGMFGMALQGVHGAVILATGLFIALCLFFVAYRRVRAQNIETQNIETARTPAEDSDA from the coding sequence ATGGACTTTCTAAGGGCGCTCGCCGCGCAACTGGGCATCGCCGACCTGCTGGGTCGGGGCTTTCTCAGCGTCATCATCACGTTCGCCACCGCCTGGGTCTTCACCTGGCAGTTCATCCCCCGCCTGCGCGAGTTCGCCGTGGAGGTCGGCTGGGCCGATCAGCCCAACGAACGCCGACTGAACAAGGAGCCCCTGCCCAACGCGGGCGGCCTCGCCATCTTCGCCGGCTTCCTGATCAGCGTCGTGCTGGCCTGGGCGCTGCGGCCCATCGTGGTCGAGATCGTCAACATCCAGGTGCTCGCCATCCTGCTGGGCGGGGCGCTGCTGGTGCTGGTGGGCTTCATCGACGACCAGTACGGCCTCTCGCCGGCCTTCCGGCTGGGGGTGCAGGCGCTGGCCGCCCTGCTGCTGCTGGTCAACGGCCTGAAGATCGACGTGGCCTCGCTGCCCCTGCACCTGCAGCTCTCGCCCGCCGTCAACGTGGTGCTCAGCGACCTGCTGACCCTGCTGTGGATCGTCGGCCTGACCAACGCCGTGAACCTGATGGATGGGGTCGACGGCGTGGTGGGCGGCGTGGGCTTCGTGGTCAGTACGGTGCTGCTCGCCACCGCCGCGCAGTTCCCGGACCGGGCGGCGGCCGTGATCCTGCTCGCCGGCCTCTCGGGCGCCGCGCTGGGCTACCTGCGGCACAACTTCAACCCCAGCCGCATCATCATGGGCGACGCCGGCGCCTACCTCTTCGGCTACACGCTGGCGGCCGTGAGTCTGCTGGGCACGCTGAAATTCAGCGCCGGGGCCAGCCTGCTCGTGCCGCTGATCGTGCTGGCCCTGCCGGTCGTGGACACCACCCAGGTCGTCATCGGGCGCCTGGCGCGCGGCATCCGCAACCCGCTGGGGCACCCCGACAAGACCCACATCCACCACCGCGTCCTGGCCCGCACCGCCAGCGCCCGCCGCACCGCCGTGATCCTCTGGGGGGTCGCGCTGGGCTGCGGCATGTTCGGCATGGCCCTGCAGGGCGTACATGGGGCCGTGATCCTGGCCACCGGCCTCTTCATCGCCCTGTGCCTGTTCTTCGTCGCCTACCGCCGCGTCCGCGCCCAGAACATCGAGACCCAGAACATCGAAACCGCCCGCACCCCCGCCGAGGACTCCGACGCATGA
- the wecB gene encoding non-hydrolyzing UDP-N-acetylglucosamine 2-epimerase: MTTPDPAPDKVMVLAFGTRPEATKMAPVYRAIEAFPGLRPLILSTGQQRQMLDGALNVFGLTPDRDLNVMTDRQTLAGLTGRIVPESGRTLREMGADMVLVHGDTTTSFCVALSAFYEGIPVGHVEAGLRSGSLQEPFPEEANRRLTGVLSTLDFAPTGGSKANLLREGKAPERIVVTGQTAVDAVREVAGRVPLRPAWQARLDAGQRLVTVTMHRRENQPQMPEMAAALARVAAAHPDAHFIYPVHLSPAVQEAVRPALGAVPNFELTEPLDYSDMAPLMAASVLLATDSGGLQEEGAALGVPVAVLRNVTERPEGLEAGVLKLAGNDPAQLEAVLSGLLADPQALEAMRRARNPYGDGHASARIAQAIGWHFGLAARPDDWS; encoded by the coding sequence ATGACCACCCCCGACCCCGCCCCCGACAAAGTGATGGTTCTGGCCTTCGGCACCCGCCCCGAGGCCACCAAGATGGCCCCCGTCTACCGCGCCATCGAGGCGTTTCCCGGCCTGCGGCCCCTGATCCTCTCGACAGGCCAGCAGCGCCAGATGCTCGACGGCGCCCTGAATGTCTTTGGCCTGACCCCGGACCGCGACCTGAACGTGATGACCGACCGGCAGACGCTGGCGGGCCTCACCGGGCGCATCGTGCCGGAGTCCGGACGCACCCTCAGGGAGATGGGCGCCGACATGGTGCTCGTCCACGGCGACACCACCACCTCCTTCTGCGTGGCGCTGAGCGCCTTTTACGAGGGTATCCCGGTCGGGCACGTGGAGGCCGGCCTGCGCTCCGGCAGCCTGCAGGAGCCCTTCCCGGAGGAGGCCAACCGCCGCCTGACCGGCGTGCTGAGCACCCTGGACTTCGCCCCCACCGGCGGCAGCAAGGCCAACCTGCTGCGGGAAGGCAAGGCCCCCGAGCGCATCGTCGTGACCGGCCAGACCGCCGTGGACGCCGTGCGCGAGGTCGCCGGCCGGGTGCCGCTGCGCCCCGCGTGGCAGGCCCGCCTGGACGCCGGGCAGCGCCTCGTGACCGTGACCATGCACCGCCGCGAGAACCAGCCGCAGATGCCCGAGATGGCCGCCGCCCTGGCCCGCGTGGCCGCCGCCCACCCGGACGCCCACTTCATCTACCCGGTGCACCTCTCGCCCGCCGTGCAGGAGGCCGTGCGCCCCGCGCTGGGGGCGGTGCCCAACTTCGAACTCACCGAGCCGCTGGACTACTCCGACATGGCCCCGCTGATGGCGGCGTCCGTGCTGCTCGCCACCGACTCCGGCGGCCTGCAGGAGGAGGGGGCCGCCCTGGGCGTGCCGGTCGCCGTGCTGCGCAACGTCACCGAGCGCCCCGAGGGGCTGGAGGCCGGTGTGCTGAAACTGGCGGGCAACGACCCGGCCCAGCTGGAGGCCGTGCTGTCCGGGCTGCTGGCTGACCCGCAGGCCCTGGAGGCCATGCGCCGCGCTCGCAACCCCTACGGCGACGGCCACGCCTCGGCGCGCATCGCCCAGGCCATCGGCTGGCACTTCGGGCTCGCCGCGCGGCCGGACGACTGGAGCTGA
- a CDS encoding diacylglycerol/lipid kinase family protein: MDSPLPGTARRYAVVLNPHAGGGLALRRWPELEQELRRRALAFELIREATGSAALARLQALPPEVAVLAVGGDGTVGALLPALVGTGRALGIVPLGTGNDFAGLLRLPPNDFGAALDRLAHQPRLVDALDVQIQAGDEVGQRFVLLNGLGMGFDAQVAATMTRAPARLQGFGRYLWSAVATLRELSLGTVTVTVDGVRLHHGPSALVAVMNGTRYGGGFQISPLSDAQDGRLNVLASGPVTRLQLLGLMARVLRGAHLGHPLVHHRAGREVEVVWNRPTDLHLDGDLHGQVTRLSTRVLPEAVRLLNA; this comes from the coding sequence GTGGATAGCCCTCTACCGGGCACAGCCCGCCGCTACGCCGTCGTCCTCAATCCGCACGCGGGCGGCGGCCTGGCCCTGCGCCGCTGGCCCGAACTGGAGCAGGAGCTGCGGCGCCGGGCCCTGGCCTTCGAACTGATCCGCGAAGCGACAGGCTCGGCTGCCCTGGCCCGCCTGCAGGCCCTGCCCCCGGAGGTCGCCGTGCTGGCCGTCGGTGGAGACGGCACAGTGGGCGCCCTACTGCCTGCCCTCGTGGGCACCGGCCGCGCCCTGGGGATCGTTCCGCTGGGCACCGGCAACGATTTCGCCGGTCTGCTGCGCCTGCCCCCGAACGACTTCGGCGCGGCCCTGGATCGTCTGGCCCACCAGCCCCGACTCGTGGACGCCCTGGACGTGCAGATTCAGGCAGGAGACGAGGTCGGACAGCGCTTCGTGCTCCTCAATGGCCTGGGCATGGGCTTCGATGCCCAGGTGGCCGCCACCATGACCCGCGCCCCGGCCCGGCTGCAGGGCTTCGGCCGCTACCTGTGGTCGGCGGTCGCCACCCTGCGGGAACTGTCGCTCGGCACGGTCACCGTCACGGTCGATGGCGTGCGGCTGCACCACGGCCCCAGCGCCCTGGTCGCGGTCATGAACGGCACCCGCTACGGCGGCGGCTTCCAGATCAGCCCCCTGAGCGACGCCCAGGACGGCCGGCTCAACGTCCTGGCAAGCGGCCCCGTCACTCGCCTGCAACTCCTCGGCCTGATGGCGAGGGTGCTGCGCGGCGCGCATCTCGGCCATCCTCTGGTGCACCACCGGGCCGGGCGGGAGGTCGAGGTGGTCTGGAATCGCCCCACCGATCTCCACTTGGACGGCGACCTGCACGGTCAGGTCACGCGGCTGAGCACCCGGGTGCTCCCGGAAGCCGTTCGCCTGCTGAACGCCTAA